In one window of Zingiber officinale cultivar Zhangliang chromosome 11A, Zo_v1.1, whole genome shotgun sequence DNA:
- the LOC122030839 gene encoding uncharacterized protein LOC122030839, whose protein sequence is MILFIYLFLALSRCAVRILFVGRSPRGLTPADKTGPPGWCLTRRAHPEAVFPSPGWRDRYNRRRTGFVALPNRYKSRNALYRRHITGSKRKQEQLPEGGGGGQSDHIATLQTSLPLLLVLLAEKEEAAREIAGCVACFPTRGGRSRRQMAGIPRASLGLAAIMVLALAIFAPSVRANAPAPAPTSDGTSIDQGIAYLLMLVALVLTYLIHPLDASSPYKLF, encoded by the exons atgattttatttatttatttatttctcgcGCTGTCGCGCTGTGCGGTGCGTATTCTGTTTGTGGGCCGGTCGCCACGTGGTCTAACTCCGGCCGACAAAACCGGGCCGCCAGGCTGGTGCTTGACTCGGCGGGCCCATCCCGAGGCGGTCTTCCCTTCACCTGGGTGGAGGGACCGCTACAACCGACGGCGTACCGGATTCGTCGCCCTCCCAAACCGCTATAAATCCAGAAACGCTTTGTACCGGCGACATATCACTGGATCGAAGAGGAAACAAGAGCAGCTGCCCGAGGGCGGAGGCGGAGGCCAATCGGATCACATAGCCACCCTCCAAACCTCTCTCCCCCTCCTCCTTGTTCTTCTCGCAGAGAAGGAAGAGGCAGCGAGAGAGATCGCAGGGTGTGTTGCTTGCTTTCCGACTCGCGGCGGCAGATCTCGGAGGCAAATGGCAGGGATTCCTAGGGCTTCGCTTGGTCTTGCGGCCATCATGGTCCTCGCCTTGGCGATCTTCGCGCCGTCCGTCCGAGCCAATGCCCCCGCTCCCGCACCCACCAGTGACG GTACATCAATTGACCAGGGCATTGCTTATCTTCTGATGTTGGTGGCCTTGGTTCTGACCTACCTCATCCACCCCTTGGATGCCTCCTCCCCCTACAAGCTCTTCTAA